CCAGCACCGGATGACCGTCGCCGACCGGCAACGCCCGCTGCAGCGGCAGCAAGGCGACCAACTGGCCGTACTCGGCTACCGCACGCGGAATATCGGAGAGGTAAAGGCCCAGTGTGGGCGGGGCCGCGGGGCCGTCCACAATTTCAGCTACAGGCATCGGTCTCCTCGTCCCAGATCTTCATCATGGTAGCCAGGATCTCCTCGCCGCGGCCCAGCCCGGCGAGATGACTTTCGCCGGGCAAATGCAGCAGCTCGGCGTCGGGCAACCGGGAAACGACGTGCTCTGCGTGGGCGAACGGGACGATGTGGTCGTGGTCACCATGCCACCAGCGGATCGGAACTTTCACCTGGTCGAGCCGGAATCCCCAGTCGCGGGCAAACACGATGACGTCGGCGAACGGCGCGGCCAGCTGCTTGCGGCTGCCGTTGAGCAGATCGTCGAGAAACATCGCCTTGAACTCGGGACGGGCCAGCAGATGCCGGTCGGCCTGCGGTGACAGCAGACCGTACACGTCGAGGGCCGGCGAAGCGACCGGGCGGGCCATCCGGATCAGCATGCTGGCGCCCAGCCGCAATGGCGTCCCGCCGATTCGCAGCAGCGGCGCGACCCGCACACCCAGGTCCATTAAACCGCCCCCGATTGCGTCGGGGCCCTGCGTCGGTGCCACGCCACCGAGCACTCCGGCCGCCACCACCCGGTCCGGCAGCCCGGCGGCGCAAGCGAGGGTATACGGGCCTCCACCGGACAGGCCGACGACGGCCATCTTGCCAATCCCGAGCGTGTCCGCGATGGTGCGCAAGTCGTCGGCGAACGCGACGATGGTCTCGTACTGGTG
The nucleotide sequence above comes from Mycobacterium decipiens. Encoded proteins:
- a CDS encoding alpha/beta fold hydrolase — encoded protein: MAAAIARPKLEGNIAVGEGRQIGFAEFGAPQGRAVFWLHGTPGARRQIPTEARVYAEQRDIRLIGVDRPGIGSSTPHQYETIVAFADDLRTIADTLGIGKMAVVGLSGGGPYTLACAAGLPDRVVAAGVLGGVAPTQGPDAIGGGLMDLGVRVAPLLRIGGTPLRLGASMLIRMARPVASPALDVYGLLSPQADRHLLARPEFKAMFLDDLLNGSRKQLAAPFADVIVFARDWGFRLDQVKVPIRWWHGDHDHIVPFAHAEHVVSRLPDAELLHLPGESHLAGLGRGEEILATMMKIWDEETDACS